The Mycolicibacterium brumae DNA window TGTCAACGCCGACGGACGACTACTCGACCTGACGCTCGGACCCCACGTCGTCACCGCCTACCGCCACGACGAACTCAGCGCGCGGATCAACTCCGCATTCCGGATCCTCCGCGAAGAAGCCCGCGCCGACAATCGGGCCCGCTACGGAACCGAACCGACGTGACCGGTCCGCCGACATGCCGCTGAACCTGTCCAACCGGGACCAGAACTCCGGGCACCTGTTCTACAACAGGCGGCTGCGGGCGGCGCTCACCCGGTTCTCGGTTCGGATGCGCCACGACGACCGCAAGCAGCAGGCCGCGTTGGCCCTCGGCATGGTGTTCGTGCTGATCGGTGTCGGCTGGATGGCGTTGCTGCACATCATGAAACCGGCCGGACTGGTGGGCGACTCCGACATC harbors:
- a CDS encoding DUF2710 family protein, with product MTLTGGSSEGDRDDGALVEAVLRDLREAADRWEALVAEAENITYCVDFGDVRAVVNADGRLLDLTLGPHVVTAYRHDELSARINSAFRILREEARADNRARYGTEPT